Proteins co-encoded in one Mastacembelus armatus chromosome 24, fMasArm1.2, whole genome shotgun sequence genomic window:
- the tmem181 gene encoding transmembrane protein 181 isoform X2 — MELLAPMRLYTLSKRHFVLVFVVFLVCFGLTVFIGITGPRIIAEQEHNADQLVVRNFSVKTGPFNLVSPPLTTYNQQLWLTCVMQAENSNMGDFQQPFEINVELKGVMQDASVTHINNVHQKSRTLHCRPKCDEIIVLHLGYLNYTQYQVVVSFKGLENITYEIKVKFVWKTYNPTFSQVEIWFRFVFVVLTFVVTCMFAHSLRKFSMRDWGIEQKWMSILLPLLLLYNDPFFPLSFLVNSWFPGMLDAFFQALFLCALLLFWLCVYHGIRVQGERKCLTFYLPKLIIVGLLWLSAVTLGIWQTVNELQDPTYQYKVDIVNFQGMKAFFLIVVSLYILYLVFLIVRACSELKNMPYSDLRLKFLTALTFVVLVISMIILYLRFGAKALQDNFVAELSTHYQNSAEFLSFYGLLNFYLYTLAFVYSPSKNALYDSQLKDNPAFSMLNDSDDEVIYGDYEDMPLQNGRAIKATAKYQDETDSD, encoded by the exons ATGGAGCT actggccCCCATGCGGCTCTACACCCTGTCCAAAAGACATTTCGTCTTGGTCTTCGTGGTGTTCCTGGTCTGCTTCGGCCTCACGGTCTTCATTGGGATCACAG GTCCCAGGATTATTGCTGAGCAAGAGCACAACGCTGATCAGTTAGTTGTGAGAAATTTCTCAGTTAAG ACTGGTCCCTTCAATCTGGTGTCTCCTCCACTCACCACCTACAACCAGCAGCTGTGGCTCACCTGTGTGATGCAGgctgaaaacagcaaca tgggagACTTCCAGCAGCCGTTCGAGATCAACGTTGAGCTAAAGGGAGTGATGCAGGACGCCAGCGTAACGCACATCAACAACGTGCACCAGAAATCACGAACGCTTCACTGCAGGCCT AAATGTGATGAGATCATAGTGCTGCACCTGGGCTATCTGAACTACACCCAGTACCAGGTTGTCGTCAGCTTTAAGGGCCTTGAAAATATCACATATGAAATCAAGGTCAAATTTGTG TGGAAAACGTACAATCCCACCTTCTCACAAGTAGAAATCTGGTTCCGCTTCGTCTTTGTGGTGTTGACCTTTGTGGTGACG TGTATGTTTGCACACTCACTCAGGAAGTTTTCCATGAGGGACTGGGGTATAGAACAAAAATGGATGTCTATCCTCCTCCCATTGCTGCTACTTTACAATG ATCCGTTCTTCCCGCTGTCATTCCTGGTGAACAGCTGGTTTCCAGGGATGTTGGATGCTTTCTTTCAGGCTCTCTTCCTGTGTGCTCTGCTGCTCTTCTGGCTCTGTGTTTACCATGGCATCAGGGTTCAG GGTGAGAGGAAATGCCTGACGTTCTACCTTCCAAAGCTGATCATCGTCGGCTTGCTGTGGCTATCGGCGGTTACACTGGGTATATGGCAAAC AGTGAATGAACTCCAGGATCCTACCTATCAGTATAAAGTCGATATAGTGAATTTTCAG GGCATGAAGGCCTTCTTCCTGATTGTAGTTTCCCTCTACATCCTCTACCTGGTTTTCCTGATCGTCAGAGCTTGTTCTGAACTCAAGAACATGCCTTACTCAG ATCTCCGGCTGAAGTTTTTGACAGCGCTGACGTTTGTGGTCCTTGTTATAAG TATGATCATTCTCTACCTGAGGTTTGGTGCCAAAGCACTGCAAGACAATTTTGTGGCTGAGTTGTCCACTCATTACCAAAACT CAGCTGAATTTTTATCCTTCTACGGCCTACTCAACTTCTACTTGTACACATTAGCATTTGTGTATTCCCCTTCTAAAAATGCCCTGTATG ACTCCCAGCTGAAGGATAATCCTGCTTTCTCCATGCTAAATGACTCAGATGATGAAGTGATATATGG CGATTATGAAGACATGCCTTTACAAAATGGACGTGCTATCAAAGCAACCGCCAAATACCAGGATGAGACTGACAGTGACTAA
- the dynlt1b gene encoding dynein light chain Tctex-type 1: MDDYQADDETGFVVEEVSKIIKESVEAAIGRNTYQHSRVNQWTTSIVEQCLSQLSKLGKPFKYIVTCIIMQKNGAGLQTASACFWDNSADGSCAVRWENKSMYCIVNVFGLAI; this comes from the exons ATGGATGATTATCAGGCAGATGATGAG ACTGGGTTCGTCGTTGAAGAAGTgagcaaaataataaaagag TCAGTAGAAGCAGCCATAGGCAGAAACACCTACCAGCACAGCAGAGTGAACCAGTGGACCACCAGTATAGTGGAGCAGTGCCTCAGTCAACTCAGCAAACTGGGAAAGCCTTTCAAATATATCG TAACCTGTATCATCATGCAGAAAAACGGAGCAGGTCTGCAGACAGCCAGCGCTTGCTTCTGGGACAACTCTGCTGATG GAAGCTGTGCAGTGAGATGGGAAAACAAATCCATGTATTGTATCGTCAATGTGTTTGGGCTGGCTATATGA
- the tmem181 gene encoding transmembrane protein 181 isoform X1 — protein sequence MELLAPMRLYTLSKRHFVLVFVVFLVCFGLTVFIGITGPRIIAEQEHNADQLVVRNFSVKTGPFNLVSPPLTTYNQQLWLTCVMQAENSNMGDFQQPFEINVELKGVMQDASVTHINNVHQKSRTLHCRPKCDEIIVLHLGYLNYTQYQVVVSFKGLENITYEIKVKFVWKTYNPTFSQVEIWFRFVFVVLTFVVTCMFAHSLRKFSMRDWGIEQKWMSILLPLLLLYNDPFFPLSFLVNSWFPGMLDAFFQALFLCALLLFWLCVYHGIRVQGERKCLTFYLPKLIIVGLLWLSAVTLGIWQTVNELQDPTYQYKVDIVNFQGMKAFFLIVVSLYILYLVFLIVRACSELKNMPYSDLRLKFLTALTFVVLVISMIILYLRFGAKALQDNFVAELSTHYQNSAEFLSFYGLLNFYLYTLAFVYSPSKNALYDSQLKDNPAFSMLNDSDDEVIYGSDYEDMPLQNGRAIKATAKYQDETDSD from the exons ATGGAGCT actggccCCCATGCGGCTCTACACCCTGTCCAAAAGACATTTCGTCTTGGTCTTCGTGGTGTTCCTGGTCTGCTTCGGCCTCACGGTCTTCATTGGGATCACAG GTCCCAGGATTATTGCTGAGCAAGAGCACAACGCTGATCAGTTAGTTGTGAGAAATTTCTCAGTTAAG ACTGGTCCCTTCAATCTGGTGTCTCCTCCACTCACCACCTACAACCAGCAGCTGTGGCTCACCTGTGTGATGCAGgctgaaaacagcaaca tgggagACTTCCAGCAGCCGTTCGAGATCAACGTTGAGCTAAAGGGAGTGATGCAGGACGCCAGCGTAACGCACATCAACAACGTGCACCAGAAATCACGAACGCTTCACTGCAGGCCT AAATGTGATGAGATCATAGTGCTGCACCTGGGCTATCTGAACTACACCCAGTACCAGGTTGTCGTCAGCTTTAAGGGCCTTGAAAATATCACATATGAAATCAAGGTCAAATTTGTG TGGAAAACGTACAATCCCACCTTCTCACAAGTAGAAATCTGGTTCCGCTTCGTCTTTGTGGTGTTGACCTTTGTGGTGACG TGTATGTTTGCACACTCACTCAGGAAGTTTTCCATGAGGGACTGGGGTATAGAACAAAAATGGATGTCTATCCTCCTCCCATTGCTGCTACTTTACAATG ATCCGTTCTTCCCGCTGTCATTCCTGGTGAACAGCTGGTTTCCAGGGATGTTGGATGCTTTCTTTCAGGCTCTCTTCCTGTGTGCTCTGCTGCTCTTCTGGCTCTGTGTTTACCATGGCATCAGGGTTCAG GGTGAGAGGAAATGCCTGACGTTCTACCTTCCAAAGCTGATCATCGTCGGCTTGCTGTGGCTATCGGCGGTTACACTGGGTATATGGCAAAC AGTGAATGAACTCCAGGATCCTACCTATCAGTATAAAGTCGATATAGTGAATTTTCAG GGCATGAAGGCCTTCTTCCTGATTGTAGTTTCCCTCTACATCCTCTACCTGGTTTTCCTGATCGTCAGAGCTTGTTCTGAACTCAAGAACATGCCTTACTCAG ATCTCCGGCTGAAGTTTTTGACAGCGCTGACGTTTGTGGTCCTTGTTATAAG TATGATCATTCTCTACCTGAGGTTTGGTGCCAAAGCACTGCAAGACAATTTTGTGGCTGAGTTGTCCACTCATTACCAAAACT CAGCTGAATTTTTATCCTTCTACGGCCTACTCAACTTCTACTTGTACACATTAGCATTTGTGTATTCCCCTTCTAAAAATGCCCTGTATG ACTCCCAGCTGAAGGATAATCCTGCTTTCTCCATGCTAAATGACTCAGATGATGAAGTGATATATGG CAGCGATTATGAAGACATGCCTTTACAAAATGGACGTGCTATCAAAGCAACCGCCAAATACCAGGATGAGACTGACAGTGACTAA